The Gloeobacter violaceus PCC 7421 DNA window CAATCTCAGCAGCCACCGACTGCCACTTGCCGTTTTCGGTCTTGTAGACTTGATCGGACATATCCGTGCGGACAACTTTGCGGTTGGTGGGGATGGCCGTGACTTCGAGGCTGTAGATCTTGCCGAACTCGGCCTCTTCGGTGAGGGCGGTGCCGGTCATGCCCGCAAGCTTTGGGTAGAGCAAGAAAAAATTCTGATAGGTGATCGAGGCCATTGTCTGGGTCTCGTTCTGGATGGTCACCATTTCTTTGGCCTCCACCGCCTGGTGGAGCCCCTCCGACCAGCGCCTGCCCGGCATGACGCGGCCGGTAAATTCGTCGACGATCACCACTTCGTCGTTGCGGACGATGTACTGCACGTCCTTGTTAAAGAGTTCCTTGGCCTTCACGGCATTGAAGACAAAGTGCGCCCACGGATCGCGGGGGCTGAACAGATCTTCGGTGCTCAGCATCTGCTCGGCGGCGATGAACCCCTCGTCGGTGAGGGTAACGTTGCGTTGCTTCTCGTCCACTTCGTAGTGGGTGTTGCGCTCCAGAGCCGTTGCCACTTCGTTGGCACGCATATACTTCTCGGCGGGCTTGGCCACCATCCCCGAGATGATCAGCGGCGTGCGCGCCTCATCGACGAGGATCGAATCGACTTCGTCGATGATGCAGTAGTTAAAGGAACGCTGCACCAACTCGCCGGCGTTGGTGGCCATGTTGTCGCGCAGGTAGTCGAAGCCCAGTTCGGAGTTGGTGCCGTAGGTGATGTCGGCGGCGTAGTTTTGGGCGCGTTCGCTCGGGGTCATACTTTGCTGGATGAGCCCGACGCTGAGCCCCAAGAAGCGGTGCACCTGCCCCATCCACTCCGAGTCGCGGCGGGCGAGGTAGTCGTTGACCGTGACGATATGGACACCCCGGCCGGTGAGCGCGTTGAGGTAGGCGGGCAGGGTGGCCACCAGCGTCTTGCCTTCGCCGGTCTTCATTTCGGCAATCTGACCTTCGTGGAGCACCAGGCCGCCGATCAGCTGCACGTCGTAATGGCGCAGACCGATGACCCGTTTGGCCGCCTCGCGCACGACGGCGAACGCTTCGCTGATCACCCCGTCGAGGGCCACGTCGATCCGGCGCCGCCGCTCGCGGATCTCAAGCGCGTCGAGGTCCACACCCTGAAGCTGGTCGGCAACGCGTTTTTGAAACACGGCGGTCTTGGCGCGCAGTTGGTCGTCGCTCAAGGCGGCAACCTCGGCTTCGAGGGCATTCATTTCGGCCACCCTCGGCTGATACTTTTTGACCTTGCGCTCCTGCGGATCGCCGAAGAGTTTGTTCCACCAAGCCATACTGTCTACCAGATTCCGGATACCACCGATCTTACCCCAATGCCACCGCCCACCCTGGGTGACGATGACGCCTAAAGTGGCCAAGCAGGCTCTGCTCGATCCCGCAGCAAAAACCTTCAGGCACCCGAACCAGACTGACCCGGCGGCGGTGCGCAAAGCGAGTCGTTACAAGAGTGTCTCCAGACCTTACCGCAGTTGAACTCCGGCAGCCGCGACAGGCTGCCGGTGGTTGGAACATTCAGGAGAGCCGCCACAGTGGGGGCTGCGCCGTGGATTTGCTACGACTGTCAAGGGACGAATATTACCCTTTGCGATACATGTGGCAAGCCGTCACAAAATGCATAACTCCGTCCATAGGAATGTAAGATGAGGGCGATTCTACATACTTATGAGGAGACTGATGGAACCCTCCACTGCTCTAGCTATGGCTGCCGCCAAGCTGCTCTTTGACGAGGCCGTTAAAGAAACAGGTGGCTCTCCTGAGTCGATGGTGTAAGCTGTATAGCAGCGCACATTTGTCCTATGAGCATTGAACTGACTCAGTTACTCGATCTGCCCAACGTTTATGTCGAGCGACAGTCAATTAATGAACTGGGCATTTTCTTCTACTTGCAACCTCTAGCCCAAGAAATTCTCTGCCCGGGCTGCGGACAACTCACTGATATTCAGCATCAGGCACGTCCATTACAAGTCAGAGATTTGATGATGCGCAAGAAGCCTGTGTTTCTAAGGATTCCTCGGCGGCAGTTCTATTGCAAAGCTTGTCAACGCTACTGTACCGAGAAACTCGAGTTTCTGGATTGGCGTCGGCGACACACCCGCCGTTTTGAAGAAGATGTTTACGAGCGTGTTCAGCACTCCAGCCTCGAACAAATTGCCCGCGAAGAAGGAATCAGCCCGGAGGCAGTGCGGGGAATATTTGAGCATGTGGCAGTCGAGTCAAAAAAAAGACTGGGGCGAAGTAAAGCGCATCAGCATCGATGAGTTTAGTATGCGTCGTGGCCATGATTTCAAGACGGTAGTCAGCGACATC harbors:
- a CDS encoding transposase family protein, yielding MSIELTQLLDLPNVYVERQSINELGIFFYLQPLAQEILCPGCGQLTDIQHQARPLQVRDLMMRKKPVFLRIPRRQFYCKACQRYCTEKLEFLDWRRRHTRRFEEDVYERVQHSSLEQIAREEGISPEAVRGIFEHVAVESKKRLGRSKAHQHR